In Paenibacillus sp. FSL R7-0345, a single window of DNA contains:
- a CDS encoding glycosyltransferase family 1 protein: MKPVRILHVIDGLKSGGAETFIMNIYRNIDRNNIQFDFLIRNQNGDVYSSEVKKLGGKIFFTAPFPRQPFNNFKDLIKFFKNNSDYRIMHVHANSLVYIIPLLFARINKFNKIVLHSHNTKSVNRISRFIHLINRLFINKIITDRFACSLEAGKWMFGKEKSMIINNAIDAKTFEYDINKRTNIKKQMGLDGKIIVGHVGRFVNQKNHIFVLRIFKEMVRNSERFVLLLVGDGPLKSKIEKEAEMLNIKKYILFTGIRDDVSDLFQIMDVFLFPSLYEGLPFTLIEAQASGLPCIISDTISNEAVITDLVVRLSLESSSQLWVNEIIKALNFDNKRTGKYKEIRKTKFDVKNNTEWIEKFYLS, encoded by the coding sequence ATGAAACCAGTAAGAATACTTCATGTTATTGACGGTTTGAAAAGTGGCGGTGCTGAAACTTTTATAATGAATATTTACAGAAATATAGACCGCAATAATATCCAATTCGACTTCTTAATACGGAATCAAAATGGAGATGTTTATTCTTCGGAAGTAAAGAAACTTGGAGGGAAAATATTTTTCACAGCACCTTTTCCTAGACAACCATTCAATAATTTTAAAGATTTAATTAAGTTTTTTAAAAATAATAGTGATTATCGAATAATGCATGTTCATGCTAATTCACTGGTCTATATAATACCACTATTATTCGCAAGAATTAATAAATTTAATAAAATTGTTCTTCATTCACACAATACAAAGTCAGTTAATAGAATCAGTAGATTTATACATTTAATTAATAGATTATTTATTAATAAGATTATTACTGATAGATTTGCATGTTCTTTAGAAGCTGGAAAATGGATGTTTGGAAAAGAAAAATCCATGATTATTAATAACGCTATAGATGCGAAGACCTTTGAATACGATATTAATAAAAGAACAAATATTAAAAAACAAATGGGCTTAGACGGTAAAATTATTGTGGGACATGTAGGTAGATTTGTGAATCAAAAAAATCATATTTTTGTTTTACGAATTTTTAAAGAGATGGTAAGAAATAGTGAAAGGTTTGTGCTTTTATTGGTAGGAGATGGACCACTTAAAAGTAAGATAGAAAAAGAAGCTGAAATGCTCAATATAAAAAAGTATATTTTGTTCACCGGAATTCGAGATGATGTTTCTGATTTGTTTCAAATAATGGATGTATTCTTGTTTCCATCGCTGTATGAAGGATTACCTTTTACATTGATTGAAGCTCAGGCATCGGGCTTACCATGTATAATATCTGATACTATCTCTAATGAAGCCGTTATTACGGATTTAGTTGTTAGGTTATCCTTGGAATCTTCGTCTCAATTGTGGGTTAATGAAATTATTAAAGCACTGAATTTTGATAATAAACGTACTGGTAAATATAAAGAAATAAGAAAAACAAAATTTGATGTTAAAAATAATACTGAATGGATAGAGAAATTTTATTTGTCGTAA
- a CDS encoding glycosyltransferase codes for MGKKILITSTNAMAYHFLVPHIKSLIDDGNIVELVCTNLKGYDELLKSKLDGKYLIPIKYVDLNRSPFKFRNIRGYLQLKKLINEGNYDLISTNEPVMGITTRLAARGRRKKGLKVIYTAHGFHFFKGGPISSWILFYPIERIMSFITDAIVTINKEDYGRAQKFNAKEVFYIPGIGLDTKAFSNVNANREEKCAEIGVSSKSIILFSVGELGERKNHEVAIRALSKTKNKKLIYVICGEGELERYLKDLCKKLNILDRVFFLGYRKDIAELCNISDIYVFPSKREGLGIAALEGMSASLPLISSYVNGIRDYTKNAETGFCLDPQDTDGFAKAMDLLAGNEALRKKIGKNNAKVANSFDISNVKHIFKNIYNSVMTNGRTD; via the coding sequence ATGGGAAAAAAAATTCTCATTACTTCAACTAATGCAATGGCATATCATTTTTTAGTTCCTCATATAAAAAGTTTAATTGATGACGGGAACATAGTTGAACTTGTTTGTACAAATCTTAAAGGTTATGATGAGCTTTTAAAAAGTAAATTGGATGGGAAATACTTAATACCTATTAAATATGTGGATTTAAATCGAAGTCCATTTAAATTTAGGAATATTAGAGGGTATTTACAACTTAAAAAATTGATTAATGAAGGAAATTATGATCTGATTTCAACCAATGAACCTGTAATGGGTATTACAACAAGACTAGCTGCTAGAGGTAGAAGAAAGAAAGGTCTAAAAGTTATTTATACAGCCCACGGGTTTCATTTTTTTAAAGGCGGACCAATAAGCAGTTGGATTTTGTTTTATCCGATTGAAAGGATAATGTCATTTATAACTGACGCAATCGTAACAATTAATAAAGAGGATTACGGAAGAGCACAAAAATTTAATGCTAAGGAAGTCTTTTATATACCCGGTATAGGATTAGATACTAAGGCTTTTTCAAATGTTAATGCTAACAGAGAAGAAAAATGCGCTGAGATTGGAGTATCAAGTAAGTCAATAATATTATTTAGTGTAGGTGAGCTTGGCGAAAGGAAAAACCATGAAGTTGCAATTCGGGCTTTATCTAAGACAAAAAATAAGAAACTTATTTATGTCATATGTGGAGAAGGCGAGTTAGAAAGATATTTAAAGGATCTATGCAAAAAACTAAATATATTAGATAGGGTTTTTTTTCTAGGCTATAGAAAAGATATTGCGGAATTATGTAATATTTCGGATATATATGTATTTCCTTCTAAAAGAGAAGGTTTAGGGATTGCAGCTCTTGAAGGTATGTCTGCTAGTTTACCACTGATTTCTTCATATGTTAATGGTATAAGAGATTATACTAAAAATGCTGAAACTGGGTTCTGTTTAGATCCTCAAGATACTGATGGTTTTGCAAAAGCTATGGACTTGCTAGCCGGAAATGAAGCATTAAGGAAAAAAATTGGGAAAAATAATGCTAAAGTTGCTAATTCTTTCGATATAAGTAATGTTAAACATATTTTTAAAAATATTTATAATTCAGTAATGACTAATGGGAGAACGGATTGA
- a CDS encoding transketolase C-terminal domain-containing protein has translation MRDTFVKTLIEIAKKDRNVHLITGDLGFGVLKPYWEELPEQFTNAGIAEQNMTGIAAGMAREGKIVFTYSIGNFPTLRCLEQIRNDCAYHNANVKVVCVGGGFVYGSLGMSHHATEDLSIMRALPDVTVLAPGDLTEAEEATKAIYNQPGTCYLRLGRGGEKQIHENINKFQIGKAININKGNRIAIFSTGAIFDEVIEASEMLNKKGYNPELYTFPTVKPIDRETIVNCSKRFDLIVTVEEHNIVGGFGSAISEVIAESHSVKSRVLRIGIDDKYSSIVGSQKYLREVYGMSAMAITQKVIESLGEV, from the coding sequence ATGAGAGACACTTTTGTCAAAACACTAATTGAAATTGCAAAAAAAGATAGAAATGTACACCTGATTACAGGAGATTTAGGGTTTGGCGTTCTTAAACCATATTGGGAGGAACTCCCTGAACAATTTACTAATGCTGGAATTGCCGAACAAAACATGACAGGAATTGCAGCAGGCATGGCAAGAGAAGGGAAAATAGTGTTCACATATTCAATTGGTAATTTTCCGACCCTTAGATGTCTTGAGCAAATAAGAAATGATTGTGCTTATCATAATGCCAACGTAAAAGTTGTTTGTGTTGGAGGTGGTTTTGTTTATGGTTCTTTAGGAATGAGCCACCATGCTACAGAAGATTTATCTATTATGAGAGCTCTACCTGATGTTACAGTATTGGCACCTGGTGATTTGACTGAAGCAGAAGAAGCTACTAAAGCTATTTATAATCAACCTGGAACTTGTTATTTAAGGCTTGGTAGAGGTGGAGAAAAACAAATTCATGAGAATATTAACAAATTTCAAATTGGTAAAGCAATTAATATTAATAAAGGTAATCGCATAGCAATATTTTCAACTGGTGCGATTTTTGATGAAGTTATTGAAGCAAGTGAAATGTTGAATAAAAAGGGATATAATCCCGAATTATACACATTTCCAACCGTCAAACCCATTGATAGAGAAACCATAGTGAATTGTTCTAAAAGATTTGATTTAATAGTTACTGTCGAAGAACATAATATTGTAGGAGGATTTGGCAGTGCTATTTCTGAAGTGATTGCAGAGAGTCATTCTGTTAAATCAAGAGTCTTAAGAATTGGCATTGACGATAAGTATTCTAGCATAGTCGGTTCACAGAAATATTTAAGAGAAGTTTATGGGATGAGCGCAATGGCAATTACACAAAAAGTAATAGAAAGTTTAGGTGAAGTATAA